One Halalkalicoccus sp. NIPERK01 DNA segment encodes these proteins:
- a CDS encoding transcription elongation factor Spt5 translates to MPIYAVKTTASQERTVADMIMNREEPEIHAALAPDSLTSYVMVESDDHAIIERVLEEIPHARSIVPGQSSITEVEHFLSPKPDVEGIAEGDIVELIAGPFKGEKAQVQRIDEGKDQVTVELYEATVPIPVTVRGDQIRVLDSEER, encoded by the coding sequence ATGCCCATCTACGCCGTGAAGACGACGGCGAGCCAGGAGCGAACCGTCGCGGACATGATCATGAACCGCGAGGAACCGGAGATCCACGCGGCGCTGGCTCCCGATTCGCTGACGAGTTACGTGATGGTCGAATCCGACGACCACGCGATCATCGAGCGCGTCCTCGAGGAGATCCCCCACGCGCGCTCGATCGTCCCCGGCCAGAGTTCGATCACCGAGGTCGAACACTTCCTCTCGCCGAAACCGGACGTCGAGGGGATCGCGGAGGGCGACATCGTCGAACTGATCGCCGGACCGTTCAAGGGCGAGAAGGCACAGGTCCAGCGCATCGACGAGGGCAAGGACCAGGTCACGGTCGAACTCTACGAGGCGACCGTCCCGATTCCGGTGACGGTGCGGGGCGACCAGATCCGCGTGCTCGATTCCGAAGAGCGCTGA
- a CDS encoding pyridoxal phosphate-dependent aminotransferase, whose product MDYEKPLFFRVMQYAAEADRDVIDMVSGNPDWEPPEALREGLREYADLPVERFQYPPSDGLRELREEIASRRSVPVESVIVTNGAGEANYLAMAEALDRNAGSEVILTDPVYPYYPGKTRMLGGEPVYVPVEGDGRLDPAAVRERADDGTAAIVVNSPNNPTGAVYGERTVEELVAIAEEYDAILVSDEVYDHFDQSGRFTSALSVDSEHRAVTTGFSKSMAITGFRVGYTVLPPALADPARTRHMLVNVTGSRPAQYAVLRALRETGPDYYEATREMLAERIGAFTDALDSAGAEYTRPDGAFYVLARFEGFPGTMANVERLIDEAGVAGMPGEAFGSSRVQWLRFALVTPRAEEAADRLAKFFA is encoded by the coding sequence ATGGACTACGAGAAGCCGCTGTTCTTCCGGGTGATGCAGTACGCCGCGGAGGCCGATCGGGACGTCATCGACATGGTCAGCGGCAACCCCGACTGGGAGCCGCCCGAGGCGCTCCGGGAGGGCCTGCGTGAGTACGCCGATCTCCCGGTCGAGCGGTTCCAGTACCCGCCGAGCGACGGCCTGCGCGAACTCCGTGAGGAGATCGCTTCTCGCAGGAGCGTTCCGGTCGAGTCGGTGATCGTCACGAACGGCGCGGGCGAGGCGAACTACCTGGCGATGGCCGAAGCCCTCGACAGGAACGCGGGAAGCGAGGTGATCCTCACCGATCCCGTGTATCCGTACTACCCCGGCAAGACGCGGATGCTCGGTGGCGAGCCGGTCTACGTCCCCGTCGAGGGGGACGGCCGCCTCGATCCCGCGGCCGTCCGCGAGCGTGCGGACGACGGGACCGCCGCGATCGTCGTCAACTCGCCGAACAACCCGACGGGGGCGGTCTACGGCGAGCGAACGGTGGAGGAACTCGTCGCGATCGCGGAGGAGTACGACGCGATCCTCGTGAGCGACGAGGTCTACGACCACTTCGACCAGTCGGGTCGCTTTACGAGCGCGCTGTCGGTCGACTCCGAGCACCGGGCCGTGACGACCGGGTTCTCGAAGTCGATGGCGATCACGGGCTTTCGGGTGGGATACACCGTCCTGCCGCCCGCGCTGGCCGACCCCGCCCGGACCCGCCACATGCTCGTCAACGTCACCGGCTCGCGGCCCGCCCAGTACGCGGTTCTGCGGGCGCTCCGGGAGACGGGTCCCGACTACTACGAGGCGACCCGCGAGATGCTCGCCGAGCGGATCGGGGCCTTCACCGACGCGCTCGATTCGGCGGGAGCCGAGTACACCCGCCCGGACGGGGCGTTCTACGTGCTGGCGCGCTTCGAAGGGTTCCCGGGGACGATGGCCAACGTCGAGCGCCTCATCGACGAGGCCGGCGTTGCCGGAATGCCCGGTGAGGCGTTCGGTTCCTCGAGAGTCCAGTGGCTCCGGTTCGCGCTGGTGACGCCCCGGGCCGAGGAGGCCGCGGACCGGCTAGCGAAATTTTTCGCCTGA
- a CDS encoding TRC40/GET3/ArsA family transport-energizing ATPase, with protein MVELDVEPVEEIEDVEVSVPSGVDAPEYVLYGGKGGVGKTTMAAATALASARDGTATLVVSTDPAHSLSDTLETPIPGEPTRIRDEIPLFAAEIDPDEAVEEGLLGGENPLGGFDGLLGDAGGADEDGEGGLGDLLSGGSMPGADEAAAMRQLLQYLDDDRFDRVVIDTAPTGHTLRLLELPEVMDSMLGRVMQFRQRMQGMVEGMKGMFGGEPPEGGRADLDDLRERIERLRATLRDPAKTDFRIVMVPEEMSVVESKRLLARLEEFEIPVSTVVVNRVMEDFADVAGGDPEDFVSPDLEDCEFCKRRWQVQQGALTRSQELFRGHDVKRVPLFADEVRGERMLELVAACLD; from the coding sequence ATGGTCGAACTTGACGTCGAACCCGTCGAGGAGATCGAGGACGTCGAGGTGTCCGTCCCCTCGGGCGTCGACGCCCCCGAGTACGTGCTCTACGGGGGGAAAGGCGGCGTCGGCAAGACGACGATGGCCGCCGCGACCGCGCTGGCGAGCGCACGGGACGGCACTGCCACCCTAGTCGTCTCGACCGATCCCGCCCACTCGCTGTCGGACACCCTCGAAACGCCGATCCCCGGCGAGCCGACCCGAATCAGGGACGAGATCCCGCTGTTCGCCGCCGAGATCGACCCGGACGAGGCCGTCGAGGAGGGGCTGCTCGGCGGCGAGAACCCATTGGGAGGGTTCGACGGGCTGTTAGGCGACGCGGGCGGCGCAGACGAGGACGGCGAGGGCGGACTGGGCGACCTGCTGTCGGGCGGGTCGATGCCCGGCGCGGACGAGGCGGCGGCGATGCGCCAACTGCTGCAGTATCTCGACGACGACCGCTTCGACCGGGTGGTGATCGACACCGCGCCGACGGGCCACACCCTCAGGCTGCTCGAACTGCCCGAGGTGATGGACTCGATGCTCGGACGAGTGATGCAGTTCCGCCAGCGCATGCAGGGGATGGTCGAGGGGATGAAGGGGATGTTCGGCGGAGAGCCCCCTGAAGGGGGGAGAGCGGACCTCGACGACCTCCGAGAGCGAATCGAGCGCCTGCGGGCGACGCTCCGGGACCCCGCGAAGACGGACTTCCGGATCGTGATGGTCCCCGAGGAGATGAGCGTCGTCGAGTCCAAACGGCTGCTCGCCCGACTCGAGGAGTTCGAGATCCCCGTTTCGACGGTGGTCGTCAACCGCGTGATGGAGGACTTCGCAGACGTGGCCGGCGGCGATCCCGAGGACTTCGTCTCGCCCGACCTCGAGGACTGCGAGTTCTGCAAGCGCCGCTGGCAGGTCCAGCAGGGCGCGCTGACCCGCTCGCAGGAGCTGTTTCGCGGCCACGACGTCAAACGGGTGCCGCTGTTCGCCGACGAGGTCCGAGGGGAACGGATGCTCGAACTCGTCGCCGCGTGTCTCGACTAG
- a CDS encoding CinA family protein codes for MNVEERVGEALREDGSTVATAESCTGGLICSLLTDVPGSSDYVDRGFVTYAYDAKREMLGVSREALDDHGAVSDPVAREMARGARDVADATWAVSTTGIAGPTGGSEGKPVGTVFIGVAHAAPWGSGDSYATVSRYEFDGDREEIKERIARQALEDLLREVERLT; via the coding sequence ATGAACGTCGAGGAACGCGTCGGCGAGGCGCTTCGCGAGGACGGGTCGACGGTCGCGACCGCCGAGTCCTGTACCGGCGGGCTGATCTGCTCGCTTCTGACCGACGTCCCGGGGTCGAGCGACTACGTGGACCGCGGGTTCGTCACCTACGCCTACGACGCGAAACGCGAGATGCTAGGGGTCTCCCGGGAAGCCCTCGACGACCACGGCGCGGTGAGCGACCCCGTCGCCCGCGAGATGGCGCGCGGCGCACGCGACGTGGCCGACGCGACGTGGGCCGTTTCGACCACCGGGATCGCAGGCCCCACGGGCGGAAGCGAGGGGAAACCCGTGGGCACGGTCTTCATCGGCGTCGCCCACGCCGCCCCGTGGGGGTCGGGCGACTCCTACGCGACCGTCTCCCGATACGAGTTCGACGGGGATCGCGAGGAGATCAAAGAGCGGATCGCCCGACAGGCCCTCGAGGACCTCCTTCGAGAGGTTGAGCGTCTGACGTAA
- a CDS encoding protein translocase SEC61 complex subunit gamma, with the protein MNVPTDINSYVRVLKFATTPAWEEFSRVALIAGAGIALVGTIGFLMFVLMSYLPGGV; encoded by the coding sequence ATGAACGTCCCGACAGACATCAACTCCTACGTCCGCGTCCTGAAGTTCGCCACCACGCCCGCGTGGGAGGAGTTCTCCCGCGTGGCCCTGATCGCCGGCGCGGGCATCGCCCTCGTCGGCACGATCGGCTTTCTCATGTTCGTCCTCATGAGCTACCTGCCCGGGGGCGTCTGA
- a CDS encoding Xaa-Pro peptidase family protein: protein MNADYEGRTRACQHALSPQECLVLFPGPNCQYLTGFRDDPMERHLLLFVPREGEPTFLAPAMYAEQLAETWVSDIRLWDDGEDPREHIEAIFSTLDPDRLLVDDRLWARFTQDLRAATDAEFGLASEALADLRIRKDEAEIDAIRRASRLADRVSEEVRTLDFTGVTERDLAREIDSRLADVGGEGPSFETIVASGANGARPHHRHGDREIEAGDPVVLDFGTRLDGYPSDQTRTVVRGGPPEGFEDVHDAVREAQQAAVEAVEPGVPAEAVDRAAREVIERAGYGEEFTHRTGHGVGIEVHEPPYIVEGNTRELESEMVFSVEPGIYLEGRFGVRIEDLVVVTAEGGERLNDSPRGWRPRAPAGR, encoded by the coding sequence ATGAACGCCGACTACGAGGGCCGAACCCGCGCCTGCCAACACGCGCTCTCCCCACAGGAATGTCTCGTGCTCTTCCCGGGGCCGAACTGCCAGTATCTCACCGGATTTCGAGACGACCCCATGGAGCGCCACCTCCTGTTGTTCGTCCCCCGCGAGGGCGAACCGACCTTCCTCGCGCCGGCGATGTACGCCGAGCAACTGGCCGAGACGTGGGTCTCGGATATCCGGCTCTGGGACGACGGCGAGGATCCCCGCGAGCACATCGAGGCGATCTTCTCGACCCTCGATCCCGACCGCCTGCTCGTCGACGACCGCCTGTGGGCGCGCTTCACACAGGACCTCCGCGCCGCCACGGACGCCGAGTTCGGGCTGGCGAGCGAGGCGCTGGCCGACCTGCGGATCCGAAAGGACGAGGCGGAGATCGACGCGATCCGCCGGGCCAGCCGACTGGCCGACCGGGTGAGCGAGGAGGTCAGGACCCTCGATTTTACCGGCGTGACCGAACGCGACCTCGCCCGCGAGATCGACTCGCGACTGGCCGACGTCGGCGGCGAAGGACCCTCCTTCGAGACGATCGTCGCCTCGGGAGCCAACGGCGCGCGCCCACACCACCGCCACGGCGACCGGGAGATCGAGGCGGGCGACCCCGTCGTGCTCGACTTCGGAACCCGTCTCGATGGCTACCCGAGCGACCAGACCCGGACCGTCGTCCGGGGCGGTCCGCCCGAGGGGTTCGAGGACGTCCACGACGCCGTCCGTGAGGCCCAGCAAGCGGCCGTCGAGGCGGTCGAACCCGGCGTCCCTGCGGAGGCGGTCGACCGCGCCGCGAGGGAGGTGATCGAACGAGCGGGCTATGGTGAGGAATTCACCCACCGGACGGGCCACGGGGTCGGAATCGAGGTCCACGAGCCGCCGTACATCGTCGAGGGGAATACCAGAGAGCTCGAATCGGAAATGGTCTTCAGCGTCGAACCGGGGATCTATCTCGAAGGGAGATTCGGCGTGCGGATCGAGGACCTGGTGGTCGTCACCGCCGAGGGCGGCGAGCGCCTCAACGACTCGCCTCGGGGGTGGCGACCACGAGCACCCGCAGGTCGTTGA
- a CDS encoding glycerate kinase, with translation MIRERERLEGTPERDLALDCVEAGIRAADPERAIGEVVSLEGDRLSVEDASYDLDEYEEVVVLGGGNAGGRMASAIEGVLGERISRGVVVTDAPEETERIEVLPGDHPVPSERGVDSTRRMLELADEAGEETLAVVLISGGGSALMPAPAEGVSLEALQEVTEALLASGAEIGEINAVRKHCSAFKGGGLARRAAPSTVVSLIVSDVIGNDLSTIASGPTAPDATTFADAREILDRYGIDPPEAIAERLERGANGEYEETPDAEDPVFDRVDNHVIADGFSALEAARDLARERGYEPLILSTSVRGEAREAAKTHVAIAEEVRRTGNPIEPPAVVCSGGETTVTIRGEGTGGPNQEFALSAALELREREGIALASVDTDGIDGASDAAGALVDGTTVSDPETARAALAENDAYPCLAERDALIETGATGTNVNDLRVLVVATPEASR, from the coding sequence ATGATTCGCGAGCGCGAACGACTGGAAGGGACGCCCGAACGCGACCTCGCGCTCGACTGCGTCGAGGCCGGGATCCGGGCCGCCGACCCCGAGCGGGCGATCGGCGAGGTCGTCTCCCTCGAGGGCGACCGACTGAGCGTTGAGGACGCCAGCTACGACCTCGACGAGTACGAGGAGGTGGTCGTCCTCGGCGGGGGCAACGCCGGGGGCCGGATGGCGAGCGCGATCGAGGGAGTGCTCGGCGAGCGGATCAGTAGGGGGGTGGTCGTCACCGACGCGCCCGAGGAGACCGAGCGGATCGAGGTGCTGCCGGGCGATCACCCCGTGCCCTCCGAGCGCGGGGTCGACTCCACGCGCCGAATGCTCGAACTCGCGGACGAGGCCGGGGAGGAGACGCTCGCGGTCGTGCTGATCTCCGGCGGCGGCAGCGCGCTCATGCCCGCGCCCGCCGAGGGCGTCTCGCTCGAAGCGCTCCAGGAGGTGACCGAGGCGCTGCTCGCGAGCGGGGCCGAAATCGGGGAGATCAACGCCGTCCGCAAGCACTGTTCCGCGTTCAAGGGCGGGGGGCTGGCCCGCCGGGCCGCTCCTAGCACTGTGGTCTCGCTGATCGTCAGCGACGTGATCGGCAACGACCTGAGCACGATCGCGAGCGGCCCGACCGCGCCCGACGCGACGACGTTCGCCGACGCTCGGGAGATCCTCGACCGCTACGGGATCGATCCGCCCGAAGCGATCGCCGAGCGCCTCGAACGCGGGGCGAACGGGGAGTACGAGGAGACGCCCGACGCCGAGGACCCCGTCTTCGACCGGGTGGACAACCACGTCATCGCCGACGGGTTCAGCGCCCTCGAGGCGGCCCGCGACCTCGCGCGCGAGCGGGGCTACGAGCCGCTGATCCTCTCGACGAGCGTTCGCGGCGAGGCCCGCGAGGCCGCGAAGACCCACGTCGCCATCGCGGAGGAGGTGCGGCGAACGGGCAACCCCATCGAGCCTCCCGCGGTGGTCTGCTCGGGCGGCGAGACCACGGTGACGATCCGCGGGGAGGGAACGGGCGGCCCCAACCAGGAGTTCGCGCTTTCCGCGGCGCTCGAACTCCGGGAAAGAGAGGGGATCGCGCTGGCGAGCGTCGACACCGACGGGATCGACGGCGCCAGCGACGCCGCGGGCGCGCTCGTCGACGGCACGACGGTCTCGGATCCCGAGACCGCACGGGCCGCGCTGGCCGAGAACGACGCCTACCCCTGCCTCGCCGAGCGCGACGCGCTGATCGAGACGGGGGCTACAGGAACGAACGTCAACGACCTGCGGGTGCTCGTGGTCGCCACCCCCGAGGCGAGTCGTTGA
- a CDS encoding nuclear transport factor 2 family protein, with protein sequence MSADEQAIHDYYEYVDDEAYDDLFSLFSEDVVYHRPGQEPIEGIEEFETFYREVRAIERGTHTVADLVVDGSTVAVRGYFSGVLEGQQVEFGFADVHEFDEEGLIEERFTYTDTGRV encoded by the coding sequence ATGAGCGCCGACGAGCAGGCGATCCACGACTACTACGAGTACGTCGACGACGAGGCCTACGACGACCTGTTCTCGCTGTTCTCCGAGGACGTCGTCTACCACCGCCCCGGACAGGAACCCATCGAGGGGATCGAGGAGTTCGAGACCTTCTACCGCGAGGTCCGCGCGATCGAACGGGGCACCCACACCGTCGCCGACCTCGTGGTGGACGGGTCGACGGTCGCGGTCCGGGGGTACTTCTCGGGCGTCCTCGAGGGCCAGCAGGTCGAGTTCGGCTTCGCCGACGTACACGAGTTCGACGAGGAGGGCCTGATCGAGGAGCGGTTCACTTACACCGACACCGGCCGGGTATGA
- a CDS encoding iron transporter, with protein MDRRGVLRAGALLGAAGLAGCLGVFETRSAWRDPPIVEDRPDAPYIPASTEEMGTYGVGEAGEYTVALLYTFPHRFWTVTGTETNMVDIGDDDALHLMASVWETESETVVPADVRMTVEGRGERPYAGQLWPMLSQRMGFHYGDNLAVANEGAYTATLRINPADVRGVGGLEGSFEEARTVEIGFEYDTDDVYDLEFELVEESRRGQRGELPLMDHAEMGHGGGDGHGDHARMPHPTVPPTDEFPGEVIGTGESGGAEFVVALDDRFGGPTLVASPRTPQNRVVLPLMALSATIDRDGETVFEGALESRLDADLGVHYGAAVDPMEPGDTVRVETESPPQVARHDGYETAFFEMASIELEY; from the coding sequence ATGGACCGCCGCGGCGTGCTACGAGCCGGTGCCCTCCTCGGAGCGGCCGGACTGGCTGGCTGTCTCGGCGTCTTCGAGACCCGGTCGGCGTGGCGCGACCCGCCGATCGTCGAGGACCGGCCCGACGCACCCTACATCCCCGCCTCGACCGAGGAGATGGGCACCTACGGGGTCGGTGAGGCCGGCGAGTACACCGTCGCCCTGCTGTACACCTTCCCCCACCGCTTCTGGACGGTCACCGGCACCGAGACCAACATGGTCGACATCGGCGACGACGACGCGCTCCACCTGATGGCGAGCGTCTGGGAGACGGAGTCGGAGACGGTCGTCCCGGCGGACGTCCGAATGACCGTCGAGGGCCGAGGGGAGCGGCCCTACGCGGGTCAGCTCTGGCCGATGCTCTCCCAGCGCATGGGGTTTCACTACGGCGACAACCTCGCGGTCGCGAACGAGGGCGCGTACACCGCCACGCTCCGGATCAACCCCGCCGACGTCCGGGGGGTGGGCGGCCTCGAGGGCTCGTTCGAGGAGGCCCGAACGGTCGAGATCGGCTTCGAGTACGACACGGACGACGTCTACGACCTGGAGTTCGAACTCGTCGAGGAGAGCCGACGGGGCCAACGCGGGGAACTGCCCCTGATGGATCACGCGGAGATGGGTCACGGGGGCGGCGACGGCCACGGCGACCACGCCCGTATGCCCCACCCGACGGTCCCGCCGACCGACGAGTTCCCCGGCGAGGTGATCGGGACGGGCGAGAGCGGCGGTGCGGAGTTCGTCGTCGCCCTCGACGATCGGTTCGGCGGTCCCACGCTCGTGGCCTCGCCGCGAACGCCGCAGAACCGCGTGGTGCTCCCGCTGATGGCGCTGTCGGCGACGATCGATCGGGACGGGGAGACGGTCTTCGAGGGCGCCCTCGAGAGCCGGCTCGATGCGGACCTCGGGGTTCACTACGGGGCGGCCGTCGACCCGATGGAGCCGGGCGACACGGTGCGGGTCGAAACGGAGTCGCCCCCGCAGGTCGCGCGACACGACGGCTACGAGACCGCCTTCTTCGAGATGGCGTCGATAGAACTCGAGTACTGA
- a CDS encoding GNAT family N-acetyltransferase gives MEIREATPGDAEIIQEVHVASITELGPEAYSESQVEAWAMGCKSADYAGAIESDDAYFVVAEDREGVRGFGSLSLDPSEGYEASVDAEVTGVYVDPSVARRGVGSAILADLERHAREHGVRTLGLSASLNALPFYEAHGYERVREYRHEFSAHESTAVEGTVVEMTMQL, from the coding sequence ATGGAGATTCGCGAGGCGACGCCAGGCGACGCGGAGATCATCCAGGAGGTCCACGTCGCCTCGATCACCGAACTCGGCCCCGAAGCGTATTCCGAGTCCCAGGTCGAAGCGTGGGCGATGGGCTGTAAGTCGGCGGACTACGCGGGTGCGATCGAGTCGGACGACGCGTACTTCGTGGTCGCGGAGGATCGCGAGGGTGTTCGAGGGTTCGGGAGCCTATCACTCGATCCGTCCGAGGGATACGAGGCGAGTGTGGACGCCGAGGTGACGGGCGTCTACGTCGACCCGTCGGTCGCTCGGCGGGGCGTCGGCTCCGCGATCTTGGCCGATCTGGAGCGCCACGCACGCGAGCACGGCGTCCGAACGCTCGGTCTCTCGGCGTCGCTCAACGCGTTACCGTTCTACGAGGCTCACGGCTACGAACGGGTTCGGGAGTACCGCCACGAGTTCTCCGCTCACGAATCGACGGCTGTAGAGGGGACCGTCGTCGAGATGACGATGCAGCTGTAA
- a CDS encoding metal-dependent hydrolase, with amino-acid sequence MNKRGHVLNAVLLAVGLGYLVRPSGDVETFVTVAELFVPIVLGALFPDVDTAFGRHRKTLHNLPVLGVFLAYPIYFGNLQWVWVGVLSHYLLDVLGSKRGIAPFYPVWSREFGLPFGVPVRSRWASAVTLVVTAFELALAAAVIHWLPATMAESALTLLGVR; translated from the coding sequence ATGAACAAACGTGGGCACGTGCTGAACGCGGTCCTGCTCGCGGTCGGGTTGGGGTATCTGGTGCGGCCCTCGGGCGACGTCGAGACGTTCGTGACCGTCGCGGAACTGTTCGTCCCGATCGTTCTGGGGGCGCTCTTTCCCGACGTGGACACGGCCTTCGGGCGGCACCGAAAGACGCTCCACAACCTCCCCGTGCTGGGGGTTTTTCTCGCCTACCCGATCTACTTCGGGAACCTACAGTGGGTCTGGGTCGGCGTCCTGAGTCACTACCTCCTCGACGTGCTGGGCAGCAAGCGCGGGATCGCGCCGTTCTACCCGGTCTGGAGCCGCGAGTTCGGCCTTCCGTTCGGGGTGCCCGTCCGAAGCCGGTGGGCCTCGGCCGTGACCCTCGTCGTGACCGCCTTCGAACTGGCGCTCGCCGCGGCCGTGATCCACTGGCTCCCCGCGACGATGGCCGAGAGCGCGCTCACCCTGCTCGGGGTGCGATAG
- the fer gene encoding ferredoxin Fer produces MVSPFEVLRIDPGADEEEVDRAFRRRVMEAHPDQGGSAREFRSVVAAYEALKSGSWSDGLEIDPEVGDEGEQESRDEARVEYLNYEVLDDHGWDLDDDDLFEKASAAGLDDDDYGRILVKQNESLLEAAENRGFAWPYACRGGACANCAVAVADGELAMPINHILPPEMLDRGFRLSCNGTPATDGMRVVYNVKHLPGLDDLRLPPRPFEQAHVDD; encoded by the coding sequence ATGGTGTCCCCGTTCGAGGTCCTGCGGATCGATCCGGGTGCGGACGAGGAGGAGGTAGACAGGGCCTTCAGACGGCGCGTGATGGAGGCCCATCCGGACCAGGGCGGGTCCGCGCGGGAGTTCCGGTCGGTCGTGGCGGCCTACGAGGCGCTCAAATCCGGTTCCTGGAGTGACGGCCTCGAGATCGATCCCGAGGTCGGGGACGAAGGGGAGCAGGAGTCCCGGGACGAGGCCCGCGTCGAGTACCTCAACTACGAGGTACTCGACGATCACGGGTGGGACCTCGACGACGACGACCTCTTCGAGAAGGCGTCCGCCGCGGGACTCGACGACGACGACTACGGCCGGATCCTGGTCAAGCAGAACGAGTCGCTGCTCGAAGCCGCCGAGAACCGCGGGTTCGCGTGGCCCTACGCCTGCCGCGGCGGGGCGTGTGCCAACTGTGCGGTCGCGGTCGCCGACGGCGAGCTAGCGATGCCGATCAACCACATCCTCCCGCCGGAGATGCTCGATCGGGGGTTTCGCCTGTCGTGTAACGGCACGCCGGCCACCGACGGGATGCGGGTCGTCTACAACGTCAAACACCTGCCGGGTCTCGACGACCTCCGGTTGCCGCCCCGGCCGTTCGAGCAGGCGCACGTCGACGACTGA
- a CDS encoding PHP-associated domain-containing protein — MPTRVDPHVKVLDERVARRAKRRGIDVLVYAPHFTRLPEVRERAARFSDDDLLVVPAREVFTGSFRDRKHVLALDLEAPVPDFLTLDATLRELERQDAVVLVPHPEFATVSLDVVDLNRHPGLFDAVEVYNPKHFERHNRRAREVARETGLPAFGSSYAHLVPTVGEVWTEFDAAIEAPRDLSDLLRSGAPRRVFHRSGGGHELRCRAEFAHLFWENSWEKVDRLVLSGMEPTHPRHPAYEGRFDASAVY; from the coding sequence ATGCCGACCAGAGTCGATCCGCACGTGAAGGTCCTCGACGAGCGGGTCGCCCGGCGGGCGAAGCGCCGCGGGATCGACGTCCTCGTCTACGCGCCGCACTTCACCCGTCTCCCGGAGGTCCGCGAGCGCGCCGCGCGCTTCAGCGACGACGACTTGCTCGTGGTGCCCGCCCGCGAGGTGTTCACGGGGAGCTTCCGGGACCGAAAACACGTCCTCGCGCTCGACCTCGAGGCGCCCGTCCCGGACTTCCTCACCCTCGACGCCACCCTCCGCGAACTCGAGCGACAGGACGCCGTGGTGCTCGTCCCCCACCCCGAGTTCGCGACAGTCAGTTTGGACGTCGTCGATCTGAACCGCCACCCCGGCCTGTTCGACGCGGTCGAGGTCTACAACCCGAAACATTTCGAGAGACACAACCGCCGCGCCCGGGAGGTCGCCCGCGAGACCGGTCTCCCGGCGTTCGGGTCGTCGTACGCCCACCTCGTCCCGACCGTCGGCGAGGTCTGGACGGAGTTCGACGCCGCCATCGAGGCTCCCCGGGACCTCTCGGATCTCCTTCGCTCGGGCGCCCCCCGACGTGTGTTCCACCGCTCGGGCGGGGGGCACGAACTCCGGTGCCGGGCGGAGTTCGCGCACCTGTTCTGGGAGAACTCCTGGGAGAAGGTCGATCGACTGGTCCTCTCGGGGATGGAACCGACCCACCCGCGCCACCCCGCCTACGAGGGACGGTTCGACGCGAGCGCGGTGTACTGA